Proteins encoded within one genomic window of Acidiferrobacter thiooxydans:
- the rnpA gene encoding ribonuclease P protein component: MARGTQGFARHVRLTDPERYQEIFKTGKKVRHPFMGIIALASGLEHPRLGLAVSRKVSRKAVIRNKIKRRIREYFRREQARLRPLDYVVVAYPDAVRADPKAFTEALASLSHKICRLCAKP, translated from the coding sequence GTGGCTCGGGGCACTCAAGGTTTTGCGCGGCATGTGCGCCTGACGGATCCCGAGCGTTATCAGGAGATATTCAAGACCGGCAAGAAGGTCCGTCACCCCTTTATGGGGATCATAGCCCTGGCAAGCGGCCTTGAGCATCCGCGCTTGGGCCTTGCCGTATCCCGCAAGGTATCGCGCAAGGCCGTTATAAGGAATAAGATAAAACGACGGATCCGGGAATATTTCCGTCGTGAACAGGCGCGTCTGCGCCCCCTCGATTACGTGGTCGTCGCCTATCCCGATGCGGTCCGCGCGGACCCTAAGGCCTTTACCGAGGCCCTAGCGTCCCTGTCGCACAAGATCTGTCGTTTATGCGCAAAGCCCTAA
- the rpmH gene encoding 50S ribosomal protein L34: MKRTFQPSVLKRKRTHGFRARMSTPGGRAIINARRAKGRARLSA, translated from the coding sequence ATGAAAAGAACATTCCAGCCCAGCGTCTTAAAGCGTAAACGTACCCACGGTTTCCGCGCCCGCATGAGTACGCCCGGGGGGCGCGCGATTATCAACGCGCGGCGCGCCAAGGGCCGCGCGCGTCTTAGCGCCTGA
- the yidD gene encoding membrane protein insertion efficiency factor YidD produces the protein MRKALIQVIRGYQYFISPWLGSHCRYHPTCSAYAIEAIDRHGPLRGLWFAVKRIARCHPWHAGGHDPVPR, from the coding sequence ATGCGCAAAGCCCTAATACAAGTGATTCGCGGCTATCAGTACTTTATAAGCCCATGGCTCGGCTCGCATTGTCGTTACCACCCGACCTGTTCCGCCTATGCCATCGAGGCCATAGACCGCCACGGGCCACTCCGCGGCCTGTGGTTCGCCGTGAAACGCATCGCCCGCTGCCATCCATGGCACGCTGGCGGGCATGACCCCGTTCCTCGCTGA